From the Falsibacillus albus genome, one window contains:
- a CDS encoding GNAT family N-acetyltransferase, producing the protein MIVKRDSILVRELEEKDVYLLSKWLSDPAVLQYYEGRDRPHNQEMIYEHYYSRERDLTGCIIEYNQKEIGYLQFYPLSNHEKAEYGYGEQEKLFGMDQFIGEPEYWNRGIGTKLIRMMISHIKDCHHPQKLIMDPQEWNERALRCYEKCGFRRVKLMPKHEFHEGELRNCWLIEYVFDQPEKNNGM; encoded by the coding sequence TTGATTGTAAAGCGTGATTCAATTTTGGTAAGAGAACTTGAAGAAAAGGATGTCTATCTCTTATCAAAATGGCTGTCCGATCCTGCCGTTCTTCAATATTACGAGGGAAGGGACCGCCCACATAACCAAGAAATGATTTATGAACATTATTATTCCCGTGAAAGGGATTTGACTGGATGCATCATCGAATATAACCAAAAGGAAATCGGATACCTTCAATTCTACCCTTTATCGAACCATGAAAAAGCAGAATACGGGTATGGTGAACAAGAAAAATTGTTCGGGATGGATCAATTCATTGGGGAACCAGAGTATTGGAATAGGGGGATTGGGACAAAGTTGATCCGCATGATGATTTCTCATATTAAGGATTGCCACCATCCTCAAAAATTGATCATGGATCCGCAGGAGTGGAATGAACGAGCGCTGCGCTGTTATGAAAAATGCGGCTTTCGAAGAGTTAAACTAATGCCCAAACATGAATTTCATGAAGGTGAACTGCGAAATTGCTGGCTGATTGAATATGTATTTGATCAACCTGAAAAAAATAATGGAATGTAA